The Desulfuromonadaceae bacterium genome has a segment encoding these proteins:
- a CDS encoding NAD(P)-dependent oxidoreductase: protein MAESLQDKVLFITGASRGIGRAIALRAAREKACIVVAAKSIDDNPQLPGNIHSVAEEIEALGGKALPLALDIRDENRIEAAVAAAVRHFGGIDILINNASAISLTPTPATAMKKFDLMFNVNVRGTFACSRACLPHLRNGRNPHILNLSPPLNMEAHWFQNHCAYTISKYGMSMCVLGMAEEFRPSGIAVNALWPRTVIVTAALAMLGDLVNKENCRTPEIVADAAQAILTRPGLKCSGNFFIDEEVLREEGVTDFARYAVNPEKPLLPDLFLKGAPGISL, encoded by the coding sequence ATGGCTGAATCGCTGCAGGATAAGGTCCTTTTTATTACCGGCGCATCACGCGGCATCGGGCGGGCTATCGCGCTGCGCGCAGCGCGTGAAAAAGCGTGCATTGTAGTTGCCGCCAAATCGATTGATGACAACCCGCAGTTGCCGGGCAACATCCACAGTGTGGCCGAGGAGATCGAAGCGTTGGGTGGAAAGGCCCTGCCGTTGGCCCTGGATATTCGTGATGAAAACCGGATTGAAGCGGCAGTAGCGGCGGCAGTGCGCCATTTCGGCGGAATCGACATCCTGATCAATAACGCCAGTGCCATCAGCCTGACCCCGACACCGGCAACCGCGATGAAAAAATTTGACCTGATGTTCAACGTCAATGTACGCGGCACCTTCGCTTGCAGCCGCGCCTGCCTGCCGCATTTGCGCAACGGCCGCAATCCCCACATCCTCAATCTGTCGCCCCCCTTGAATATGGAGGCACACTGGTTTCAAAACCACTGTGCCTACACCATAAGCAAGTACGGCATGAGCATGTGTGTTCTCGGTATGGCCGAAGAATTTCGCCCATCCGGAATTGCCGTCAACGCGTTGTGGCCGCGCACGGTCATCGTAACTGCGGCACTGGCCATGCTCGGCGATCTGGTTAATAAGGAAAACTGCCGCACCCCGGAAATCGTCGCCGATGCGGCCCAGGCAATTCTGACTCGCCCCGGCTTGAAGTGCAGCGGCAATTTCTTTATCGATGAAGAGGTTCTGCGTGAGGAGGGGGTAACTGATTTCGCTCGCTATGCGGTCAATCCCGAAAAACCGTTGTTGCCTGACTTGTTTCTGAAAGGGGCGCCAGGAATTTCACTGTGA
- a CDS encoding topoisomerase DNA-binding C4 zinc finger domain-containing protein, which translates to MLKSQIEAQGKTFEETGGFSERLMTKRIAARENQKNGPSPKCPQCGKPMRQRKSAKGDFWGCSAFPDCKGTKAI; encoded by the coding sequence ATGCTCAAGAGTCAGATCGAAGCACAAGGCAAAACTTTTGAAGAAACCGGCGGTTTCAGCGAGCGGCTGATGACCAAGCGCATAGCGGCGCGCGAAAACCAAAAAAACGGGCCATCACCAAAGTGCCCGCAGTGCGGCAAGCCCATGCGACAGCGTAAGTCGGCAAAAGGCGATTTCTGGGGCTGCTCCGCCTTCCCTGACTGCAAGGGAACGAAGGCGATATAG
- a CDS encoding outer membrane protein transport protein: protein MMTININPSASCKCNDNFSFGLGFSAQYLDVTLSQKSVLAPGVSSFTETTGDSWGYGCNFGALYEFNDNTRIGASYRSSVFHSLKGDMAIRRTGTSVPVTAKIKLPASAQASVFHPINSKVDVMADVMWTDWSVFEDLTVNTPAGQNVTDENWKDNMRYSLGGTYHHSDVLAFRAGVAYDETPIPDATRTPRIPGADRTWVAFGSGYKTGNWSFEAFEPGFSAPDGFCRGLFFLGGWGGVW, encoded by the coding sequence ATGATGACGATCAATATCAACCCGTCAGCCTCCTGCAAATGCAACGATAACTTCAGCTTTGGTCTCGGTTTTAGCGCTCAGTATCTCGATGTGACGCTGTCTCAAAAATCTGTTCTCGCTCCTGGAGTCTCTTCTTTTACTGAAACGACTGGTGACTCCTGGGGATATGGTTGTAATTTTGGTGCCTTGTATGAATTTAATGACAATACCCGTATTGGGGCTTCTTACCGTTCAAGTGTTTTCCATTCCCTTAAAGGAGATATGGCTATTCGTCGCACTGGCACTTCAGTACCTGTGACCGCTAAAATCAAGCTACCCGCCAGTGCTCAGGCGAGTGTTTTTCATCCTATCAATAGCAAGGTTGACGTGATGGCTGATGTGATGTGGACCGATTGGAGCGTTTTTGAGGATTTGACTGTCAACACGCCTGCAGGCCAAAATGTTACGGATGAAAACTGGAAAGACAATATGCGCTACTCGCTCGGCGGGACTTATCACCACAGCGATGTACTCGCCTTTCGCGCCGGTGTCGCTTACGATGAAACACCGATTCCCGATGCGACCCGTACGCCGCGTATTCCCGGAGCGGACCGAACCTGGGTTGCGTTCGGTAGTGGCTATAAAACGGGGAACTGGAGCTTTGAGGCATTTGAGCCAGGTTTTTCTGCCCCCGACGGTTTTTGTCGGGGGCTTTTTTTTCTTGGTGGGTGGGGTGGGGTGTGGTAA
- a CDS encoding MBL fold metallo-hydrolase: MADHQPTIERITLPTPYLVGPVHVYLIRSKEFEILIDTGPPTDAAWTALHAAIDPSRLDALLLTHCHPDHYGLAARLANDYAIPVYLSRRDAAFFGRENEYLDGMLAQAALLGVPSDEQGRVRDALGSARRGIVPPLNFCFIEEAGDELGRYGISALHCPGHSQGDHVFLVGNQAIGGDVLIAGALPVPLLDVRAEDFGRRFENYPAWCKALARLGQLGEVTLLPAHGDAISAVAAEICVLITRLLDRATSLAPMLKGQDDLYALGCALYAQRFEQPFVQYLKLSELVFMRDLLIAPTLLLNALDSARLAGPFRQRLVSLPQL; the protein is encoded by the coding sequence ATGGCTGATCATCAACCGACCATCGAACGGATTACCCTGCCGACCCCCTATCTGGTCGGTCCGGTGCATGTTTATCTCATCCGCAGCAAAGAGTTTGAAATCCTGATCGATACCGGGCCACCGACCGATGCAGCGTGGACTGCACTGCACGCGGCGATTGATCCCTCTCGACTGGACGCGTTACTGCTGACTCACTGCCATCCCGATCATTATGGTCTGGCGGCGCGACTGGCGAATGACTACGCTATTCCGGTTTACTTGTCACGGCGTGACGCCGCGTTTTTCGGTCGTGAAAATGAATATCTTGACGGCATGCTGGCGCAGGCGGCATTGTTGGGCGTGCCGTCTGACGAACAGGGGCGGGTACGTGATGCCCTCGGTTCGGCGCGGCGGGGTATCGTACCGCCGCTGAATTTTTGTTTTATTGAAGAGGCGGGGGATGAGCTGGGGCGTTACGGGATCAGCGCGTTGCACTGCCCCGGACACTCGCAGGGGGATCATGTTTTTCTGGTCGGCAATCAGGCGATTGGCGGGGACGTGCTGATAGCGGGTGCCTTGCCGGTGCCGCTGCTGGACGTACGGGCAGAGGATTTTGGCCGCCGATTTGAAAATTACCCGGCCTGGTGCAAGGCCCTCGCGCGGCTCGGTCAACTTGGCGAGGTTACCTTGCTTCCGGCACACGGCGACGCAATCAGTGCGGTCGCTGCTGAAATCTGTGTCCTGATCACCCGGTTGCTTGATCGTGCCACAAGTCTGGCGCCGATGTTGAAAGGGCAAGATGATCTCTATGCACTTGGCTGTGCCTTGTATGCGCAGCGTTTTGAGCAGCCCTTTGTGCAGTACCTGAAACTTTCTGAACTGGTTTTCATGCGTGATCTGCTGATCGCTCCAACGTTGTTGCTGAATGCGCTCGATTCTGCCCGACTTGCGGGCCCTTTTCGTCAGCGCCTTGTCTCTTTGCCGCAGTTGTGA
- a CDS encoding ferritin family protein encodes MTNIDLQEAIKTAMQTEKDAMDYYRLAAEKMDDERCSKTFKSLARDEAQHARSFFNVYSGRDIPSFDDFINGPVNEDSIWFDALRQTMLGDFDERKALELAIEQEEALEKELLAMAEKIDNPIIKEVYLANAHSTHHHLLDVEEDYKDLFGMS; translated from the coding sequence ATGACAAACATTGACTTGCAAGAGGCGATCAAAACGGCGATGCAGACCGAGAAAGACGCCATGGATTATTATCGACTCGCCGCCGAAAAGATGGATGACGAGCGTTGCAGTAAAACATTCAAAAGTCTGGCCAGGGATGAAGCACAACATGCGCGGTCTTTCTTCAACGTCTACTCCGGGAGAGATATTCCTTCTTTTGATGACTTCATTAACGGGCCGGTGAATGAAGACTCCATCTGGTTCGATGCATTGCGGCAGACCATGCTGGGTGATTTTGACGAGCGCAAAGCGCTGGAACTGGCCATTGAGCAGGAAGAGGCGCTGGAAAAAGAGTTGCTTGCGATGGCGGAAAAGATCGATAACCCGATCATCAAGGAAGTTTATCTCGCCAACGCGCATTCGACCCATCATCATCTGTTGGATGTTGAAGAAGATTACAAGGATTTGTTCGGTATGTCCTGA
- the ybaK gene encoding Cys-tRNA(Pro) deacylase, with protein sequence MAKDKIPATPALRLLRQQQVDFIPRPYSYEEKGGTAVSARQLGVAEHNVIKTLIMEDDARQPLIVLMHGDCEVSTKELARLIGVKSIRPCDPKTADRHSGYQVGGTSPFATRKKMPVYLERTILELDRIYLNGGKRGLLVEINPRAVCELLQPELVAVAIS encoded by the coding sequence ATGGCCAAGGATAAAATCCCTGCAACTCCTGCGCTCCGCCTGCTGCGCCAACAGCAGGTCGACTTTATTCCGCGCCCCTACAGCTACGAAGAAAAAGGCGGAACCGCGGTCTCGGCACGGCAACTCGGTGTGGCTGAACACAACGTGATCAAAACATTAATCATGGAAGATGACGCGCGGCAACCGCTGATTGTCCTGATGCACGGTGATTGCGAGGTTTCAACCAAGGAATTGGCGCGTTTGATCGGCGTCAAATCGATCCGCCCGTGCGACCCGAAAACCGCTGATCGCCACTCCGGGTACCAGGTCGGCGGCACCTCCCCCTTTGCCACCCGCAAAAAGATGCCGGTCTATCTGGAAAGAACAATCCTTGAGCTGGATCGCATTTACCTCAACGGCGGCAAACGCGGTTTGCTGGTCGAAATCAATCCCCGCGCCGTGTGCGAGTTATTGCAACCGGAGTTGGTTGCTGTCGCCATCTCCTGA
- a CDS encoding rhomboid family intramembrane serine protease — MPFTFNRRRRSVFNLERLRDSLLHGAPLRPEDPPLVTNSLLVLNLILFTAMVLQGVLAGQGFSPILNPDPYLLLHSGAQYWPLVINAQEWWRCITYAFTHGGIIHLAFNMLVLRQIGPLLEADLGPPRYLVLYLLAACGGTAADFLWHPQVPVVGASAALFGLIACAAIWYHRSGPSGYPLRDMMLKWAAIAFVFGFVVGADNAGHAGGALVGVGFGALIPLGYHARRKYAPLFLLLATIATLIIVISLALLILTWFR, encoded by the coding sequence ATGCCTTTTACTTTCAATCGCCGCCGCCGTTCAGTATTTAATCTTGAACGGTTACGCGACAGCCTGCTCCATGGTGCGCCGTTGCGCCCCGAAGATCCGCCGCTGGTAACCAACAGCCTGCTGGTTTTAAATCTGATATTGTTCACCGCAATGGTCTTGCAGGGGGTGCTTGCCGGGCAGGGGTTCTCGCCTATCCTCAATCCCGACCCCTATTTACTGCTTCACAGTGGTGCACAATATTGGCCACTGGTCATCAATGCGCAGGAATGGTGGCGCTGCATTACCTATGCGTTCACGCATGGCGGGATTATTCACCTTGCCTTCAATATGCTGGTGCTGCGTCAGATCGGGCCACTGCTCGAAGCCGACCTCGGCCCGCCACGCTACCTGGTCCTCTACCTGCTTGCTGCTTGCGGCGGAACCGCCGCCGATTTTTTATGGCATCCACAGGTTCCGGTGGTCGGTGCTTCGGCGGCATTGTTCGGACTGATCGCCTGTGCCGCAATCTGGTATCATCGCAGCGGGCCAAGTGGTTATCCCCTCCGCGACATGATGCTCAAATGGGCCGCTATCGCTTTTGTTTTCGGCTTTGTGGTCGGCGCCGACAATGCCGGGCATGCCGGTGGAGCCCTGGTCGGAGTCGGCTTCGGTGCGCTGATCCCGCTCGGTTATCATGCTCGACGTAAATATGCTCCGCTCTTTCTGCTTCTCGCCACCATCGCAACATTGATCATTGTCATCAGTCTGGCACTGCTCATCCTGACGTGGTTTCGATAA
- a CDS encoding phosphate-starvation-inducible PsiE family protein: protein MMNLSNEQPVRRLIFGTRGYHWFERVVIAVLTVLVSVSVVLTLAQSAVALYQVVMSNTHMIDHDAFITVFGTFMTVLIALEFNHTVLPDITAKAPLVKVRAVLLVALLALARKVVLVDFKQVPYTSMIGLAVLIIAVGVAYWALQPEDRNKN, encoded by the coding sequence ATGATGAATTTGTCAAATGAACAGCCGGTCAGACGTCTCATCTTTGGTACCCGTGGTTATCACTGGTTTGAAAGGGTGGTTATCGCCGTATTAACCGTGCTGGTTTCGGTTTCGGTCGTACTGACTCTGGCCCAGTCCGCTGTGGCGCTCTATCAGGTGGTCATGTCGAACACGCACATGATCGATCATGACGCGTTCATTACGGTCTTCGGAACGTTTATGACCGTGCTGATTGCTCTGGAATTCAACCACACCGTACTCCCTGATATTACGGCGAAAGCACCGCTGGTCAAGGTTCGAGCAGTACTGCTGGTTGCTTTGCTGGCGTTGGCGAGAAAGGTTGTTCTGGTCGATTTCAAGCAGGTTCCATACACCTCGATGATTGGGCTGGCCGTGCTGATTATCGCTGTCGGCGTGGCGTATTGGGCGTTGCAGCCCGAAGACCGGAACAAGAATTAG